The following are encoded together in the Rhizobium tumorigenes genome:
- the katA gene encoding catalase KatA, with translation MVDRPILTTTAGAPVPNNQNTLTAGPRGGVMLQDYQLLEKLAHQNRERIPERAVHAKGWGAHGTLKITGDISKYTRAAALQPGTETPMLARFSTVAGEQGAADAERDVRGFALKFYTSEGNWDMVGNNTPVFFVRDPYKFPDFIHTQKRHPKTNMRSATAMWDFWSLSPESLHQVTILMSDRGCPVSPLHMNGYGSHTYSFWNDAGERYWVKFHFKTQHGHKFYTNEEAEQVIGKTRESYQEALYGSIEDGNYPRWTVQVQIMPEMDAEKTSYNPFDLTKVWPHSEYPPIEIGVIELNRNPENYFAEIENAAFSPSNIVPGIGFSPDKMLQARVFAYADAHRHRLGTHYEHIPVNQPKAPVHHYHRDGQMNTFGGIRTGHPDAYYEPNSFNGPVELPSAQEPPLRIDGEMARFNHREGNDDYGQVRDLFNLFDTAQKGRLFSNIAAAMGGVPGEIVERQLAHFKLVHPEYEAGVRIALKNAHGYEADTISAAAE, from the coding sequence ATGGTCGATCGCCCAATTCTAACAACAACGGCTGGCGCGCCGGTTCCCAACAACCAGAACACGCTAACCGCCGGGCCTCGCGGTGGTGTGATGCTGCAGGACTACCAGCTGCTCGAAAAGCTCGCCCACCAGAACCGTGAACGCATCCCGGAACGCGCCGTGCATGCCAAGGGCTGGGGCGCGCATGGCACCCTGAAAATCACTGGCGACATTTCCAAGTACACCAGGGCCGCAGCACTGCAGCCGGGCACCGAAACGCCGATGCTGGCACGCTTCTCGACCGTTGCCGGCGAGCAAGGTGCTGCCGATGCCGAGCGCGACGTGCGCGGTTTTGCGCTGAAGTTCTACACATCCGAGGGCAACTGGGACATGGTCGGCAACAACACGCCGGTGTTCTTCGTGCGCGATCCCTACAAGTTCCCTGACTTCATCCACACCCAGAAGCGCCACCCGAAGACGAACATGCGCTCAGCCACTGCCATGTGGGATTTCTGGTCGTTGTCGCCCGAAAGCCTGCACCAGGTGACGATCCTGATGTCGGACCGTGGCTGTCCTGTATCGCCGCTGCACATGAACGGCTACGGTTCGCACACCTATTCCTTCTGGAACGATGCCGGCGAACGCTACTGGGTGAAATTCCACTTCAAGACCCAGCACGGCCACAAGTTCTACACTAACGAGGAAGCCGAGCAGGTCATCGGCAAGACGCGCGAAAGCTATCAGGAGGCACTTTACGGCTCCATCGAGGATGGCAATTACCCGCGCTGGACCGTCCAGGTGCAGATCATGCCGGAAATGGATGCTGAGAAGACGTCCTACAACCCGTTCGACCTGACGAAAGTCTGGCCGCACTCGGAATATCCGCCGATCGAAATCGGCGTGATCGAACTGAACCGCAATCCGGAAAACTACTTCGCCGAGATCGAGAACGCCGCGTTCTCGCCGTCGAACATCGTGCCCGGTATCGGCTTCTCGCCGGACAAGATGCTGCAGGCCCGTGTTTTTGCTTATGCCGATGCCCACCGCCATCGTCTCGGCACGCACTACGAGCATATCCCCGTCAACCAGCCCAAGGCGCCGGTTCATCACTATCACCGCGATGGCCAGATGAACACATTCGGTGGCATCCGGACCGGTCATCCGGACGCCTACTACGAGCCGAACTCGTTCAATGGTCCGGTCGAGCTGCCGTCCGCCCAGGAGCCGCCTTTGCGGATCGATGGCGAAATGGCACGCTTCAACCACCGCGAGGGCAACGACGACTATGGCCAGGTCCGCGACCTGTTCAACCTTTTCGACACGGCGCAGAAGGGCCGGCTGTTCTCGAACATTGCCGCAGCCATGGGCGGTGTCCCCGGCGAGATCGTCGAGCGTCAGCTGGCCCATTTCAAGCTAGTGCATCCGGAATACGAAGCCGGTGTCCGTATCGCCCTGAAGAACGCGCACGGCTACGAAGCCGATACGATCAGCGCTGCCGCAGAGTAA
- a CDS encoding hydrogen peroxide-inducible genes activator, producing the protein MLTLRQMRYFEALATTRHFGRAADLVHISQPALSAQIMEMENYLGAKLVERTRGGTILTRKGEEVLAHVHTILHEVDRLERSVRREGGVLDGLIRIGIIPTVAPYLVPQFVPYLRRAYPNVEIELKEAVTSRLLADLGEGRLDAVIAALPLEGEGIRTRSLFTDRFFMAMAENGDDVLMSPLTENEVDVDRLLLLEEGHCLRDQALSVCGAGKRSLVNFGATSMTTLLQMVSHDMGMTLIPEMAVATETGRTSIRIVPFAEPQPSREIGLAWRRNNQSDIDMQALADAVIAASPAPVAG; encoded by the coding sequence ATGCTGACGCTGCGCCAGATGCGCTATTTCGAAGCCCTTGCCACCACCCGACATTTCGGCCGGGCCGCCGATCTCGTCCACATCAGCCAGCCGGCACTCTCCGCGCAGATCATGGAGATGGAGAATTATCTCGGCGCCAAGCTGGTGGAACGCACGCGTGGCGGCACTATCCTGACCCGCAAGGGCGAGGAGGTGCTGGCCCATGTCCACACCATATTGCATGAGGTCGACCGGCTGGAGCGGTCGGTCCGGCGGGAGGGCGGCGTGCTCGACGGGCTGATCCGCATCGGCATCATCCCGACCGTCGCGCCTTACCTGGTGCCGCAGTTCGTGCCCTACCTGCGCCGGGCCTATCCGAACGTCGAGATCGAACTGAAGGAGGCGGTGACCAGCCGGCTGCTGGCGGATCTCGGCGAAGGGAGGCTGGATGCAGTCATTGCGGCGCTGCCGCTCGAGGGCGAAGGCATTCGCACCCGGTCGCTTTTCACCGACCGGTTCTTCATGGCGATGGCCGAGAACGGCGATGATGTGCTGATGTCGCCGCTCACCGAAAACGAAGTGGATGTCGACCGCCTGCTGCTGCTGGAAGAGGGCCATTGTCTTCGAGACCAGGCGCTCTCCGTCTGTGGCGCCGGCAAGCGCAGCCTTGTCAATTTCGGGGCGACGTCGATGACGACGCTGCTGCAGATGGTGTCGCACGACATGGGAATGACGCTGATCCCCGAAATGGCCGTGGCCACCGAGACCGGCCGCACCAGTATCCGTATCGTCCCGTTCGCGGAGCCTCAGCCGTCACGCGAGATCGGGCTGGCGTGGCGGCGCAACAACCAGAGCGACATCGACATGCAGGCGCTGGCAGACGCCGTCATTGCGGCAAGCCCAGCGCCGGTGGCAGGCTGA